A genome region from Jeongeupia sp. HS-3 includes the following:
- a CDS encoding pilus assembly protein TadG-related protein, producing MRSQSGSMAIAITGILIFVAVFAMGALDIGRMYAEKRELQKVADLAAMAAAQSLFRAPEAAALANASNNGFVPDATHILALTTGHWQPGQTGALSASPVDAARVVVSNTAFRLFFLPGTQLISAEATAISSAYAAFTVGSGLAKIDNSKQGALNSLLSALLGRPISLSVASYQALANTSLSIGQLAAALAVGGYEQLIDTQVSYEQLRLAMVNALSTQSPATAVLLQTLNLTSGGANFHLIDTPDHRGLLNLDIADKTAAMNAQLSVLDLLNTSLQQSNRNHFLDLGQQIDLPLGVARITADIGLTLIEPPVLAAGQPGKDSQGNWRTQAQTAQTRLGLTLSIKPLLLPAIEVPLTLTVASATAWLESMQCTNSGADVVIGVRPSIACQGSGNCLGEPAVPPLHFHVGSNADLPSDPPKSYSGGAGLGTLSSFLSGMLSSSLGALGGVIGGLLGTILAPLTTALDPIVNGLLTMLGVRLNYADVTLLNVQCGGSGLVN from the coding sequence ATGCGCTCCCAGTCCGGCAGTATGGCGATTGCGATCACGGGAATATTGATTTTTGTTGCCGTGTTCGCCATGGGTGCACTGGATATCGGCCGAATGTATGCCGAAAAACGCGAACTGCAGAAGGTCGCAGATCTGGCCGCCATGGCGGCAGCACAATCGCTGTTCCGCGCCCCGGAAGCGGCAGCCTTGGCGAATGCCAGCAACAATGGCTTCGTTCCCGATGCCACTCACATACTGGCGTTGACCACCGGCCACTGGCAACCGGGCCAGACCGGCGCCTTGTCGGCCAGCCCAGTCGACGCCGCACGCGTCGTCGTCAGCAATACCGCGTTCAGGCTATTTTTCTTGCCCGGTACGCAGCTCATCAGCGCTGAAGCCACCGCCATCAGCAGCGCCTACGCCGCGTTCACCGTCGGCAGCGGGCTGGCGAAAATCGATAACAGCAAGCAAGGTGCACTCAACTCACTACTTTCAGCCTTGCTCGGCCGCCCGATCTCGCTCTCGGTTGCCAGCTACCAAGCACTGGCCAATACCAGCCTTTCGATCGGCCAACTGGCTGCGGCACTGGCGGTGGGCGGTTATGAGCAATTGATCGATACCCAGGTCAGCTACGAGCAACTCAGGCTGGCGATGGTCAACGCGCTGAGCACGCAAAGCCCGGCGACGGCAGTGCTACTACAAACACTCAACCTGACCAGCGGTGGCGCCAATTTCCACCTGATCGATACCCCCGATCACCGCGGCCTGCTCAACCTCGATATCGCCGATAAAACGGCGGCGATGAATGCGCAGCTATCGGTGCTCGACCTGCTGAATACGTCGCTACAGCAATCGAACCGCAACCACTTCCTCGACCTCGGGCAGCAGATCGATTTGCCACTGGGAGTGGCAAGGATCACCGCAGACATAGGGCTGACACTGATCGAGCCGCCGGTGTTGGCCGCCGGCCAACCGGGCAAAGACAGTCAAGGTAACTGGCGCACGCAGGCACAGACTGCGCAAACCCGCTTGGGACTGACGCTGAGCATCAAACCGCTGCTGCTTCCGGCGATTGAGGTGCCGCTGACCTTGACCGTGGCGAGCGCTACCGCTTGGCTGGAGTCGATGCAATGCACGAACAGCGGCGCCGACGTCGTCATCGGCGTCAGGCCGAGCATCGCCTGCCAAGGGAGCGGCAACTGTCTCGGCGAACCGGCTGTCCCGCCCCTGCACTTCCACGTCGGCAGCAACGCCGATCTGCCGAGCGATCCGCCTAAAAGCTATTCCGGCGGCGCGGGACTAGGCACACTGTCATCGTTCCTGTCCGGCATGCTGTCGAGCTCACTCGGCGCACTCGGCGGGGTCATCGGCGGCCTGCTCGGCACCATCCTGGCGCCACTGACCACCGCGCTCGACCCCATCGTCAACGGCTTGCTAACCATGCTAGGCGTCCGGCTCAATTACGCCGACGTCACACTACTCAACGTCCAGTGCGGCGGCAGCGGACTGGTGAACTGA
- a CDS encoding DUF3613 domain-containing protein — protein MKRCCLFFLLALAGVAHAGDEPITDPDTPAKQRPYRVGDATRAWLALQVSGDAASLLPARSEEAVRAYQRYQKSFDTAISVTDVKDAKTSGTR, from the coding sequence ATGAAACGTTGCTGCCTTTTTTTCCTGCTCGCCTTAGCGGGCGTGGCTCATGCCGGCGATGAGCCCATTACAGATCCGGATACGCCAGCCAAGCAGCGGCCCTACCGGGTGGGCGATGCCACCCGCGCTTGGCTGGCGCTGCAAGTGAGCGGTGATGCAGCCTCGCTGCTCCCTGCCCGCTCTGAAGAAGCGGTACGTGCGTATCAGCGCTACCAAAAGAGCTTTGATACCGCCATCTCGGTCACCGATGTGAAAGACGCCAAAACCAGCGGAACGCGTTAA
- a CDS encoding lipopolysaccharide assembly protein LapB — protein MRRFLSLILPLGALLTACAQTPTQVAQAQQQQLAEQARQTSGDAPVKTADARGAYVSMIASLQAQGTHYAALSHLDSLENSYGSSPQTQLMRARAERATGNAAAARQRYESLLNGPQRAAAEHGLALIYAGEQNWGKAHQYLTDATRDAPTNPAAWNDLGYLALLRGDWAGASQALARAVELAPSDPRFRANLALYRQLSSGAADPGIPGEIAQRIGTESSLWQQPTASGLQMAQTLDTAPR, from the coding sequence ATGCGCCGCTTTCTTTCCCTGATACTTCCGCTGGGCGCATTGCTGACGGCGTGTGCCCAAACACCGACGCAAGTCGCGCAGGCTCAGCAGCAGCAACTGGCCGAGCAAGCCCGACAAACCAGCGGCGACGCCCCCGTTAAAACGGCCGATGCACGCGGCGCCTACGTCAGCATGATCGCGTCCCTGCAGGCGCAGGGCACTCACTATGCGGCGCTCTCGCACCTTGATTCACTGGAGAACTCGTACGGCAGCTCGCCCCAAACACAGTTGATGCGCGCCAGGGCGGAGCGTGCCACCGGCAACGCTGCCGCCGCGCGGCAACGCTACGAATCACTGTTGAACGGCCCCCAGCGTGCCGCTGCCGAGCACGGGCTCGCGCTGATTTACGCCGGCGAACAAAACTGGGGCAAGGCGCATCAGTACCTGACCGATGCAACGCGGGATGCGCCCACCAACCCCGCCGCCTGGAACGATCTTGGCTATCTGGCCTTGCTGCGCGGCGACTGGGCCGGCGCATCCCAAGCGCTGGCCCGGGCCGTGGAACTGGCGCCGAGTGACCCGCGCTTTCGCGCCAATCTGGCGCTGTACCGGCAATTGAGTAGCGGCGCCGCTGATCCGGGCATCCCGGGCGAGATCGCCCAACGCATCGGCACCGAATCGAGCCTGTGGCAGCAGCCCACCGCTTCTGGATTGCAAATGGCGCAAACGCTCGACACCGCACCCCGGTAA
- a CDS encoding type II secretion system F family protein — protein sequence MLNLLSLLAAVLLLVAGLLIATHRMRNQQTTQRLFRRLPVVPSQSSAATASTPSSRLINLTKRIIHDPQAVRHTHPTRKLLVAAGFSNEKHYYHYVLICIGLPLLLAIVVMVFPILPARFSLPGIALAVIIGMLLPRRLLHWRAAIRAKMADKELLLFIDLLRMMQGSGMSVGQSLLVCANEFTIVLPVLAPEIALANQRYQGGRDRRDSLEPLADIFNSPDFSALAQLLDRLERYGGASEEPLAKFGERLLEQQRMNLKKIIGHLSVKMTGVMVLFMLPALFILLAGPGMLALIGTLQHTGAR from the coding sequence ATGCTGAACCTGCTGTCACTCTTGGCCGCCGTGTTACTGCTTGTTGCAGGCCTGCTCATCGCAACCCATCGGATGCGTAACCAGCAAACGACACAGCGCCTGTTCCGCCGCTTGCCCGTCGTGCCCTCGCAATCGTCTGCCGCGACCGCGTCTACGCCCAGCTCACGCCTGATCAATCTCACCAAACGCATCATCCACGACCCGCAAGCAGTGCGTCACACCCATCCCACTCGCAAACTGCTGGTTGCTGCCGGCTTTAGCAATGAAAAACACTATTACCACTATGTTTTGATTTGTATTGGCTTGCCATTGCTGCTCGCCATCGTGGTCATGGTTTTTCCAATCCTCCCAGCCAGATTCAGCCTTCCGGGTATTGCCCTGGCGGTCATCATCGGGATGCTCTTACCGCGGCGTTTATTACACTGGCGCGCGGCGATCCGGGCAAAGATGGCCGATAAAGAGCTACTGCTTTTTATCGACCTGTTACGCATGATGCAGGGCTCCGGCATGAGCGTGGGCCAATCTCTGCTTGTATGCGCCAATGAATTCACCATCGTGCTGCCGGTGCTTGCGCCGGAAATCGCGCTCGCCAATCAGCGCTATCAGGGCGGGCGTGACCGGCGAGACTCACTGGAGCCCTTGGCGGATATCTTCAATTCGCCTGATTTTTCCGCACTCGCGCAATTGCTGGATCGCCTGGAGCGTTATGGCGGCGCATCGGAAGAGCCGCTTGCCAAGTTCGGGGAACGCTTGCTGGAACAGCAACGAATGAACCTGAAAAAAATCATTGGCCATCTCTCGGTCAAAATGACCGGCGTCATGGTGCTCTTTATGCTGCCCGCGCTGTTCATCCTGCTTGCGGGCCCCGGCATGCTCGCGCTGATTGGCACACTGCAACACACAGGAGCTCGCTGA
- a CDS encoding type II secretion system F family protein: MLIAAALSLSAYRRRERQLSSRLARQSPHAYADEPLELRQATRTHWQLWWQTRQAELPPHWRFWLLLPLCLGLAAQLVWQGPAGLAGLVLGIGLLVILQGIRTIKQRQRATRQLPAFLEGLARLASVGQSLPQGFGKLIAETPQPLGAMMQRAQSMHAAGVELDTALHQNAKLYQIAEFDLLATAMRVAVRYGGQPEKLINRIAIVLQTRHASHEELLALTSEVRLSAWVLGGMPITLGIVMGIINHDYMAVLFSDPTGQKMLAGVLIMQVIGAVLLYRLAKQV, translated from the coding sequence ATGCTGATCGCCGCCGCGCTCAGCCTGAGCGCATACCGGCGCCGAGAACGGCAGCTATCAAGCCGGCTCGCGCGCCAAAGCCCGCACGCTTATGCCGATGAGCCCCTGGAACTGAGGCAAGCCACCCGGACGCACTGGCAACTATGGTGGCAAACCCGGCAGGCCGAGTTGCCGCCACACTGGCGATTCTGGCTGTTATTGCCGCTGTGCCTGGGGCTCGCGGCACAACTGGTCTGGCAAGGACCGGCCGGGCTTGCTGGGCTCGTCCTGGGCATCGGCCTGCTGGTGATCCTGCAGGGGATCCGCACGATCAAGCAGCGCCAGCGCGCCACGCGGCAGTTACCGGCGTTTCTGGAGGGACTGGCACGATTGGCCTCGGTCGGCCAGAGCTTGCCGCAAGGCTTCGGCAAGCTCATTGCTGAAACACCGCAGCCGCTCGGCGCCATGATGCAAAGGGCGCAGAGCATGCACGCTGCCGGCGTCGAGCTGGATACCGCGCTGCATCAAAACGCCAAACTTTATCAAATCGCCGAATTCGATCTGTTGGCCACGGCAATGCGCGTTGCCGTGCGTTATGGCGGCCAACCCGAGAAGTTGATCAACCGGATCGCCATCGTTCTGCAAACACGACACGCCTCACACGAGGAACTGCTCGCCCTCACCTCGGAAGTCCGTCTTTCAGCCTGGGTACTCGGTGGCATGCCCATTACGCTTGGTATCGTCATGGGCATCATCAATCACGATTACATGGCCGTTCTCTTCAGCGACCCAACCGGACAAAAAATGCTCGCCGGCGTCCTCATCATGCAGGTCATCGGGGCCGTGCTGCTGTATCGCCTGGCCAAGCAAGTCTGA
- a CDS encoding CpaF family protein: MSPLPDNGFLGSPEFERIQRAAHDYLIDRITELGGNFSDMPRERLARLIRYEVGIFIANSQIAINEREISAIADALLKELVGYGPIEDLLNEEAVEDILINGPHNIIVSRRGVLTREPVHFRDNDHLIGFLRRLLAPLGRRLDESSPMVDARLPNGGRLNAVIPPLAVDGAAVSIRKFHSGFYTGERMVEVGALSPQLLAFLAHAVRQRCNLLVIGGTSSGKTSMLNVLSNYIPPGERVITVEDTAELDLQHPHVVKLESRPGGYEGAGQITIRDLVRNSLRMRPDRVVVGEVRGAEVLEMLQAMSTGHDGSMGTLHASSARDAIYRLEMLAGFAGFVGSDLSLRRQVASAVDLIVQVGRLSDGSRRMLSVTEVTGMDGDMVALQELFRFSSSPTPSWERTETVAQHEKLASWKPETAHA; encoded by the coding sequence ATGAGCCCGCTGCCCGACAACGGCTTTTTGGGTAGTCCCGAATTCGAGCGCATCCAGCGTGCGGCGCATGATTACCTGATCGACCGCATTACCGAGCTGGGCGGAAACTTTAGCGATATGCCGCGTGAACGCCTGGCTCGCCTTATCCGCTACGAGGTCGGCATATTCATTGCCAACAGCCAGATCGCCATCAACGAGCGCGAAATCAGCGCCATTGCCGACGCGCTGCTGAAAGAACTGGTCGGGTATGGGCCAATCGAGGACCTGCTCAATGAAGAAGCCGTCGAGGACATCCTCATCAATGGTCCGCACAACATCATCGTCTCGCGGCGAGGCGTCCTCACCCGCGAGCCCGTCCATTTTCGCGACAACGATCACCTCATCGGTTTTTTGCGGCGGCTGCTGGCTCCGCTGGGCCGGCGGCTGGACGAATCCAGCCCGATGGTCGATGCCCGCTTGCCCAATGGCGGGCGACTCAATGCGGTGATTCCGCCACTCGCCGTCGACGGGGCGGCGGTGTCGATCCGCAAATTCCATAGCGGTTTCTATACCGGCGAGCGCATGGTCGAAGTCGGTGCACTTTCGCCGCAGTTGCTGGCTTTCCTGGCCCACGCGGTTCGCCAGCGCTGCAATTTGCTGGTGATCGGCGGTACCAGCAGCGGCAAAACATCCATGCTCAATGTGTTATCCAATTACATCCCGCCGGGTGAACGCGTCATCACGGTTGAGGACACCGCCGAACTCGATCTGCAACACCCGCACGTGGTCAAACTGGAAAGCCGCCCCGGCGGTTACGAAGGCGCCGGACAAATCACCATCCGCGATCTGGTGCGCAACAGCCTGCGCATGCGGCCCGATCGCGTTGTCGTCGGCGAAGTCCGCGGTGCCGAGGTGCTGGAAATGCTGCAAGCGATGAGTACCGGCCACGACGGCTCGATGGGCACGCTGCATGCCAGCTCCGCCCGCGACGCCATCTACCGGCTGGAGATGCTGGCCGGCTTTGCCGGGTTTGTCGGCAGCGATTTAAGCCTGCGCCGCCAGGTTGCCAGTGCCGTTGACCTCATCGTGCAGGTCGGCCGTCTCAGCGATGGCAGCCGGCGCATGTTGAGCGTGACCGAAGTGACCGGTATGGATGGCGATATGGTCGCGCTGCAAGAGCTGTTCCGCTTTTCCTCGTCGCCAACCCCAAGCTGGGAACGTACCGAAACCGTGGCGCAGCACGAGAAGCTGGCGAGCTGGAAACCGGAGACCGCCCATGCTTAA
- a CDS encoding type II and III secretion system protein family protein — protein MAKANSHLAAYGFALLSTVAYAHSQAETLKVQVGDMQAVPMQKLVRVAVADPGIADVHMPKQRDALLVEGRKPGRTTVLLWQQGQTAPTRIQVQVNARATLEPAPGVDWHSNGSRQILDGKIADVAQHSQFVGALGKEVDDRTVLNTGGTVQVDIRVVEFSRNTLAQAGLNLLVKHNGSAFTFGSLVPGATDLANPIASAFNLFARRITSAWDITGALSLLESNGYVQVLAEPSLVALSGQTATFLAGGELPIPVAQTLGSVSIEWKKFGIGLAISPTIINKQRIALKVAPEASELDYNRAILLNGTAVPSVVTRRAETTVELGDGESFVIGGLVSRNLRKNIDKVPGLGDLPILGAFFKRVEDEREDRELMIVVTPHIVSPMAKNAPKPGLPGEGSRIDESIWKLWLVGLGKDRKLTGFSE, from the coding sequence GTGGCAAAGGCCAATAGTCATCTCGCGGCCTATGGCTTTGCGCTCTTGAGCACCGTTGCCTATGCCCATTCACAAGCGGAAACGCTCAAGGTGCAGGTTGGCGACATGCAGGCGGTGCCCATGCAGAAGCTGGTTCGTGTCGCCGTTGCCGACCCGGGCATCGCCGATGTGCATATGCCAAAACAGCGTGACGCCTTGTTGGTAGAGGGGCGAAAGCCAGGCCGAACCACCGTTCTGCTTTGGCAACAAGGGCAGACCGCGCCGACGCGGATCCAGGTGCAGGTTAATGCCAGAGCCACACTTGAGCCCGCGCCGGGCGTTGATTGGCACAGCAACGGCAGCCGGCAGATCCTCGACGGAAAAATCGCCGATGTCGCACAGCACTCGCAGTTTGTCGGAGCGCTTGGCAAAGAGGTGGACGACAGAACCGTCCTGAATACCGGCGGCACGGTACAAGTCGACATTCGAGTCGTTGAGTTTTCCCGCAACACCTTGGCGCAAGCCGGCCTCAATCTATTGGTGAAGCATAACGGTAGTGCATTCACCTTCGGCTCGCTGGTGCCGGGTGCGACCGATCTCGCCAATCCCATCGCCTCCGCCTTCAATCTTTTCGCACGGCGCATCACTTCGGCGTGGGATATCACCGGCGCACTCAGCCTGCTTGAATCCAACGGTTATGTTCAAGTCCTCGCCGAGCCCAGCCTTGTCGCCCTGTCAGGCCAGACCGCCACGTTTCTGGCCGGTGGCGAATTGCCGATTCCGGTGGCGCAAACCTTGGGCTCGGTATCGATCGAATGGAAAAAATTCGGTATCGGTCTCGCTATTTCGCCAACCATCATCAACAAGCAGCGAATCGCGCTCAAGGTAGCGCCCGAAGCCAGCGAGCTCGATTACAACCGCGCCATTTTGCTCAACGGCACGGCGGTGCCATCGGTGGTGACGCGGCGCGCCGAAACCACGGTTGAATTGGGCGATGGCGAAAGCTTCGTGATTGGTGGACTGGTTTCGCGCAACCTCAGGAAAAATATCGACAAGGTGCCGGGGCTGGGCGATTTGCCGATTCTTGGTGCCTTTTTCAAGCGCGTCGAGGATGAACGCGAAGACCGTGAATTGATGATTGTCGTTACACCCCACATTGTTTCCCCAATGGCAAAAAATGCGCCCAAACCGGGCTTACCGGGTGAAGGCAGCCGCATTGATGAATCGATCTGGAAACTCTGGCTTGTCGGCTTGGGTAAAGACCGGAAACTGACGGGGTTCTCAGAATGA
- the cpaB gene encoding Flp pilus assembly protein CpaB, with amino-acid sequence MSIRLKRTAYALGVTGLALLAFTLGARWAGASKAAPMAIAPQYPAVKASANLTPDQPVTLIQLQSTQQAAPVAGGLANAQAAVGRLPVRAIPAGSVLTEADFSTPNFAALVAPDERAMAMAIDEIKAVGNHLQPGDHVDVFFTVRKDGQEVMQSEAIRLLADVRVLALGGSAIGAKREGAAVPGAPAETNDKARSAVLAVPNERVADVVLAQQSGQLTLVLRSPAAQNHAIANRTVAELTGQAPRAATLAARSQPMPAAVQQIATAAPPPPRTPESGPARVANVSNESGVEVIRGKGQ; translated from the coding sequence ATGTCGATCAGACTCAAACGCACAGCCTACGCCCTTGGCGTAACGGGCTTGGCCCTGCTCGCCTTCACGCTCGGCGCCCGCTGGGCTGGCGCAAGCAAAGCCGCGCCAATGGCCATCGCGCCGCAATACCCGGCCGTAAAAGCAAGTGCCAATCTCACGCCGGATCAACCGGTCACGCTGATACAGCTGCAAAGCACACAGCAAGCCGCGCCGGTCGCGGGGGGGTTGGCCAATGCCCAAGCCGCGGTCGGCCGTCTGCCGGTGCGGGCCATTCCCGCGGGCAGCGTGCTCACCGAAGCCGATTTCTCTACCCCGAATTTTGCCGCCCTGGTCGCCCCCGATGAAAGAGCCATGGCGATGGCCATCGATGAAATCAAGGCCGTGGGCAATCACCTGCAGCCGGGCGATCACGTCGATGTCTTCTTCACGGTTCGCAAGGACGGCCAAGAGGTGATGCAAAGCGAGGCCATTCGTCTGCTCGCGGATGTGCGTGTACTGGCGCTGGGAGGCAGTGCCATCGGCGCCAAGCGGGAAGGCGCCGCCGTCCCCGGTGCACCGGCCGAAACGAACGACAAGGCGCGCTCCGCAGTCTTGGCCGTTCCGAATGAGCGGGTCGCCGATGTGGTGCTTGCTCAACAAAGCGGGCAACTCACGCTGGTTTTGCGCTCGCCTGCCGCGCAGAACCATGCCATCGCCAACCGCACCGTTGCAGAGTTGACCGGCCAAGCGCCACGGGCTGCGACGCTCGCCGCCAGATCGCAGCCCATGCCCGCTGCCGTGCAGCAGATCGCAACCGCCGCGCCGCCGCCCCCTCGCACGCCGGAATCCGGCCCGGCAAGGGTCGCCAATGTATCTAATGAATCCGGTGTGGAGGTGATTCGTGGCAAAGGCCAATAG
- a CDS encoding TadE/TadG family type IV pilus assembly protein, with protein MRRLINRKQAGAAAIEFALLLLPLLMLFYGLSVYIVFFIMKQHMTFAAEEGARAAMRYVASPNTREQIAKQVATEAVAVLPPGQKNAIAIDAISDKNSSTCTYIAPCTITVSVSVANPKSVLPSLLGLPFPGKFESKASVLIDQ; from the coding sequence ATGCGAAGGCTGATAAATCGAAAACAAGCTGGCGCAGCGGCAATCGAATTCGCCTTGCTGCTGCTGCCTCTCTTGATGCTGTTTTACGGCCTGTCGGTTTACATTGTTTTCTTCATCATGAAACAACACATGACCTTTGCAGCGGAAGAAGGCGCGCGCGCGGCCATGCGTTATGTTGCGTCGCCAAACACGCGCGAGCAGATTGCCAAACAGGTTGCCACAGAGGCCGTGGCCGTTTTACCACCCGGCCAGAAAAATGCAATCGCCATTGATGCAATCAGCGACAAGAACAGCAGCACCTGCACATACATCGCGCCATGCACCATTACCGTATCCGTTTCAGTTGCAAATCCGAAATCGGTATTGCCATCACTGTTGGGCCTGCCGTTCCCGGGCAAATTTGAAAGCAAAGCTTCGGTATTGATAGATCAATAA
- a CDS encoding Flp family type IVb pilin: protein MKLPIALPKRQRGATAIEYALVAALIAVVIAVTAEALGGQISTIFTNIRTALINA, encoded by the coding sequence ATGAAACTCCCCATCGCACTACCCAAACGGCAACGCGGCGCCACCGCGATCGAGTACGCCCTGGTCGCGGCCTTGATTGCTGTAGTGATTGCAGTTACCGCAGAGGCGCTCGGCGGGCAAATCAGCACCATTTTCACCAACATTAGAACCGCGCTGATTAACGCATAA
- a CDS encoding GNAT family N-acetyltransferase has product MDIQLHSRIDALDPMQWNALAGEQTVLQHAFLNALEQSGSVAANRGWQPCHLAVDGLSAAMPLYLKSHSFGEYVFDWSWARAYQQHSLDYYPKLVAAVPFTPVPGPRLLAADAQQRLQLAHGLKAATESLDAGSAHVLFHNEAEGDALEAAGFFLRRQIQFHWHKQGGWRDFDDFLDALKASKRKKIRQERRKVSDAGVDIERKRGAAITGADWRFFHACYTNTYHEHQSTPYLSLDFFLRLWQALPDSCLLILAYRNGKPIAAALDLIDRDRLYGRYWGAQWDEAGFIPALHFELCYYQGIEFALETDLAVFEGGAQGEHKMARGFSPVLTQSAHWLRHPGFHQAIARAIRQENRQITYSLNNLAGHAALASSLTSGNSAPEIGQNYDI; this is encoded by the coding sequence ATGGACATCCAGCTTCACTCGCGCATCGATGCTCTCGACCCGATGCAATGGAATGCGCTGGCCGGCGAGCAAACGGTGCTGCAGCACGCTTTTCTCAATGCGCTGGAGCAAAGCGGCAGCGTCGCCGCCAACCGGGGCTGGCAACCGTGCCACCTTGCCGTCGATGGCCTGAGCGCGGCGATGCCGCTCTATCTGAAATCGCACTCGTTCGGCGAATACGTCTTCGACTGGTCGTGGGCGCGGGCCTACCAGCAGCATAGTCTCGACTATTACCCCAAGCTGGTCGCTGCGGTGCCGTTCACCCCGGTGCCCGGCCCGCGCCTGCTGGCGGCCGATGCGCAGCAGCGGCTGCAACTGGCACACGGCCTGAAAGCCGCCACCGAATCACTCGATGCCGGCTCGGCACATGTGCTGTTCCACAATGAAGCCGAGGGCGATGCACTGGAAGCCGCCGGATTTTTCCTGCGCAGGCAAATCCAGTTTCACTGGCACAAGCAGGGCGGCTGGCGTGATTTTGATGATTTTCTCGATGCGCTCAAGGCGAGCAAGCGCAAGAAAATCCGCCAGGAACGGCGCAAGGTCAGCGACGCCGGGGTCGACATCGAGCGCAAGCGCGGCGCCGCCATCACCGGGGCGGACTGGCGCTTTTTTCACGCCTGCTACACCAACACCTACCACGAGCACCAAAGCACCCCCTACCTGAGCCTCGATTTCTTCCTGCGGCTCTGGCAAGCCCTGCCGGATTCCTGCCTGCTGATCCTCGCCTATCGCAATGGCAAACCGATCGCCGCCGCGCTTGATCTCATCGATCGGGACCGGCTCTACGGCCGCTACTGGGGTGCGCAATGGGACGAAGCCGGTTTCATCCCGGCACTGCACTTCGAGTTGTGCTACTACCAAGGCATCGAATTCGCGCTCGAAACCGATCTGGCGGTATTCGAAGGCGGCGCGCAGGGCGAGCACAAAATGGCGCGCGGCTTCAGCCCGGTGCTGACGCAGTCGGCCCACTGGCTGCGCCACCCCGGCTTCCACCAAGCCATCGCCCGCGCCATCCGGCAGGAAAACAGACAGATTACATACAGCCTCAATAATCTGGCCGGGCACGCCGCCCTGGCGTCCTCCTTGACCAGCGGTAACTCGGCACCGGAAATCGGCCAGAACTACGACATCTAG
- a CDS encoding oxidoreductase, which yields MKKQLQVGLIGYGYVGKTFHAPLIAATPGLKLAAIASSRPLVVNADWPEVDVEPDAEALIARRDLDLIVIATPNDSHAALARAALLAGHHVVVDKPFTLTVAEAEGLAALAQETGRRLSVFHNSRWHADFIAVRAALAAGRIGEVKQFESRIDRFRPVVRPRWRESAQPGAGLWYDFGPHLVDQALQLFGMPQTVWADLALRREGAQSDDDVHVVLGYRDLRVVLGASNLAVGGSHRFLVHGSSGSLVVDGVDSQAEQLRAGVRPGHPAWAFDARQLTIYTEIDGETRLQHVDLPRGEYTAYYAGMRDAMLGVGPNPVMPSDAVAVMRVIEAGIASAQSGRRVSL from the coding sequence ATGAAAAAACAATTACAAGTGGGGCTGATCGGCTATGGCTATGTCGGCAAGACCTTCCATGCGCCGCTGATTGCCGCGACGCCGGGGTTAAAGCTGGCCGCGATTGCGTCGAGCCGGCCGCTGGTGGTGAACGCCGATTGGCCGGAGGTCGATGTCGAGCCCGATGCCGAGGCGTTGATCGCCCGGCGTGATCTGGATCTGATCGTGATCGCGACGCCAAACGACAGTCATGCTGCGCTGGCGCGTGCGGCGCTGCTGGCCGGTCACCATGTCGTGGTCGACAAGCCGTTCACGCTGACGGTGGCCGAGGCCGAAGGGCTGGCGGCGTTGGCGCAGGAAACCGGTCGGCGGCTGTCGGTGTTCCACAACAGCCGCTGGCATGCCGATTTCATCGCCGTGCGCGCGGCGCTGGCGGCGGGGCGCATCGGCGAGGTCAAACAGTTCGAAAGCCGGATCGACCGTTTCCGGCCCGTGGTGCGGCCACGCTGGCGCGAGTCGGCGCAGCCCGGCGCCGGGCTGTGGTACGACTTCGGGCCGCATCTGGTCGATCAGGCGCTGCAGCTCTTCGGCATGCCGCAAACCGTCTGGGCCGATCTGGCCTTGCGGCGCGAGGGGGCGCAGTCGGATGACGATGTGCACGTGGTGCTCGGCTATCGCGATCTGCGCGTGGTGCTGGGCGCGAGCAATCTGGCGGTCGGTGGCAGCCACCGCTTTCTGGTGCATGGCAGCAGCGGTAGTCTGGTTGTGGACGGTGTCGACAGTCAGGCCGAACAGCTCAGGGCAGGGGTGCGGCCGGGTCATCCGGCATGGGCATTCGATGCGCGGCAATTGACCATCTACACCGAGATCGATGGTGAAACGCGGTTACAGCACGTCGATCTGCCGCGCGGTGAATACACCGCCTACTACGCCGGCATGCGCGACGCGATGCTCGGCGTTGGCCCGAACCCGGTGATGCCGTCCGATGCGGTCGCGGTGATGCGGGTGATCGAGGCCGGCATCGCCAGCGCGCAAAGCGGCCGGCGCGTCAGCCTCTGA